From Merismopedia glauca CCAP 1448/3:
GTAGTTATAGGACTATTATTCAAACAGCCTGAATCACCAACACCGATAACTGCTAGCTCTTCGACTTCTCCTTCTGTGGTAGTACCTTCTACCACAGCAACTACTTCAGTAGCATCTTCTAGCACAACACCACAAAATTCTGATTGCGAACAGCTATTATCAAGCCATCTTGGTTCATATGAAGGAACATCTGCGATCGTCAATTCCAACAACAGAACTTCAGGGAAAATTGCCATCAAGATCGATACTCAAACCGACTCTTCTTGTGCGGTAATGGCTAGAGTTGAAGAATTTTTGCCTCTTGGTGGTAAAGGGATTCTTAATGGTAAGTTCGATCCAAATCTAGGCGAACAAATAGATTTATTTGGAACTCTCAGTCATCAAACTAAGCCTAAAATTTGGGATGTAGAAATGAAGCTGAGATTTACTAATGAAAGTACAATTGAAGGTCAAACAACATGGAAACCTAAATTTGGGATTCAAGACACGAAAATCTACTATGAAGAATTTACCGCAACTAAATCGCTAGCTAGTAATTCTCCCTCAATTCCTTCTGCTACAGTTAATCCTAGCGATCCTCTGCCATATTTCATGGTACGTCTGGTAACTGAGGACGATTTGCAGGGAAAAAGTAAGTTGCAGTTAGATCTAATTCGGAATGAAATCTATGCGCGCTATGGTAGACGTTTTGATCGTCAAGAGTTACAAACATACTTCAATCGGCAACCTTGGTATACTCCGCAATATCCTCCAGATAATTTTCCAGAAAGGTTACTGACTCCCATTCAAAAGCGAAACGCACTATTTATTGCTAGATACCAAAAACAGCAATAAGATAGCCAAAGTTGGGTTGATAATGCGTATTTGAGGAAGTCTAGAATGTTTGATCGCATCCGATTAGTTTTGGTGGCTACAACCTTAGTTTTAGGCGCGATCGCTTGCACTACTCCCAGTCCCCCAATTTCCCAACAGACACTCACTAGTCCTTCACTCCAACCATCAGCTAACCAGACACCAGCACCTCAAACCCCATCAGTTCGGGTTCAGATTATCGATCGTCCCATCAAGTTTACCGAACAGCGCAAAAAGCTAACTCTAGAATACATTAGACTGCATTACGATCCCAAAGCGACCGATATTTCCATCGATCCACGCACGATCGTAATTCACTGGACAGATACACCCTCTCTGTCTGCGACATTCAACACATTCGATCCAGAACTGCTTGCAGGTCGCCCAGAACTTATTAAAGGTGGAGCGGTAAATGTGTCAGCACAGTTCGTTATTGATCGCGACGGCAAAATATATAGATTAATGCCAGAAACGAGATTAGCTCGTCATGTAATTGGGTTAAATCATACCGCGATCGGGATAGAGAATGTTGGAGCAGAGAAATTCCCTTTAACACCCCAGCAGTTGACAGCCAATACCAATTTAGTTCGCTATTTAGTTCAAAAATACCCCAAGATTCGGTTCTTGATTGGTCACTACGAATATCAGAAATTTCGTGGCTCCTCCCTCTGGAAAGAGTTATTACCTGGATATATCACCTATAAAAGCGATCCTAGTCCCGATTTTATGAAAAAACTTAGAGCCAAGCTCAACGATCTGAATTTGTGCCAAGAACCAAAATGTCAGTAGTTTTGAGGTGCGATCGCATCTTGGATTTGTAGCTAAAACCGTCAATTACTTCCTCGCTCCTTCTTGAGTTTTTGCTTGACTCTCCAGTTCCGCATATTGAGGCGACGCTGCTCTTGGAGTTAGAAAATCGCTCGTTAGAGCTTTATAAGTCTTTGTTGAATGCTTCTACATCTTTACTCAGCGCTTCTACGTTTCCGTTCAGTACATCGATTTTATTAATGACATCCCTTAATGTTGGTTCCGTATCGGTTGATTGAGTCATTGGTTTGGATTCCAAACCAATGACTCTTCGATCTTATTATTTGTAATTATAATTGTCAATATTGTACTGCTGTTAAATAACCGTTCTCACAGCTTAGATATCTTAAGAAAAGAATGATTTAATATACATAATATAGATTGTCTACAGGTTGATTTGTGAAGATAATAGACAAATATTCGGAATCAACCTTTGATTTATGATTTATGAACCTATTAAACAACCGCTATCGTGTGATTAGAGAATTGGGTGCTGGTGGTTTTGGTAACACATATTTGGCAGAAGATACTCAAATGCCATCGAGCAAAAAATGCGTCATCAAAGAACTCAAACCTATTCACAATAACACCCAAATTTATCAATTAGTCCAACAACGGTTTCAACGAGAAGCGGCGATTCTAGAAGACTTGGGTGATGGCTGCCCTCAAATCCCTAATTTATATGCTTATTTTACAGATAATCAACAGTTTTACCTGATTCAGCAGTGGATTGAGGGTAAGACTATTTCCCAGATAGTTAGGGAACAGGGGACTTTGAGTGAAAGTACTGTCAGAGACATACTAGTTAATTTGCTACCAGTATTAGACTATGTTCACTCTCATCGGATGATTCATCGGGATATCAAACCCGATAATATTATGATTCGGTTGCAGGATAATTTACCTGTCTTGATTGATTT
This genomic window contains:
- a CDS encoding N-acetylmuramoyl-L-alanine amidase, translating into MFDRIRLVLVATTLVLGAIACTTPSPPISQQTLTSPSLQPSANQTPAPQTPSVRVQIIDRPIKFTEQRKKLTLEYIRLHYDPKATDISIDPRTIVIHWTDTPSLSATFNTFDPELLAGRPELIKGGAVNVSAQFVIDRDGKIYRLMPETRLARHVIGLNHTAIGIENVGAEKFPLTPQQLTANTNLVRYLVQKYPKIRFLIGHYEYQKFRGSSLWKELLPGYITYKSDPSPDFMKKLRAKLNDLNLCQEPKCQ